In Melospiza melodia melodia isolate bMelMel2 chromosome 9, bMelMel2.pri, whole genome shotgun sequence, the genomic window GAAGTAGTGTTGGGGTTTTGGTGTTCTTAAACAATCACTTGACAGCAGTCCGTCTCTTTCCTCTCTCTGGGCAGCGTATCGTGGAGTCCTGAGTAGTCCAGTGAAGACTGTACGAGATGCACTGATCAACCAGTGTGCCCAGATCCTAGCCTGCTATCGAAAGAACTGTGCTAGTCCCTCTTCTGCTGGCCAGGTAAACTCCAGTGCTTTCACTTGAATCTCAGGCTTGGAAATTAAaaagtgatgtccagcttcttcTTACTTAGCCTGCTCAAAAAAAGTCAATTCCTTTCCTCAGCAGAAATTTGCAAAGAGGAGACTCAGGAAACTAGATACACTACTACAAGTAAAGCTATAGCTGAGAATGGCTTCTTGGACATCTGTCTGGAGCGCAGGGAGCACTGCCTGCCTCGGGGAAAGGTTTTATGTTTCTTTTGCAGTCCATGATATAAGTAGACTATCAACTTTCACTCCTCATGGCTGTACCACACTTTGTTGCTTCATGCCAGTCTCTTTTTGTCAAACATAAGCTTATTCAGCAAGACAGCTGACCAGCTTCTGTCTTCTTGTGACTTTTAGCTCATCCTCCCCGAATGCATGAAGCTGCTTCCTGTGTACTTGAACTGTGTGTTGAAGAGTGACGTTCTGCAGCCTGGCCCAGAGGTCACAACAGATGACCGTGCCTACATCCGTCAGTTAGTGACATCCATGGACGTGGCTGAAACTAATGTTTTCTTTTATCCCAGGCTTTTGCCCCTGGTGAGTAATTCAAGATCTGCTTAGCACTTGAGGCTTGCTGTTGTCTCACTGACTCATCTTAAGGAATGGCATTTATATTTTAGCAAGGGAAAGTGATTTGAGAAGTATTTGGGGATCTGCCGTCTGGGATATTTCACTTCATTTTGCTCAGCATTACTGCACCTTGTGAATTTCTCGGGGGATACTTTTTTCCTGAGCTGTAAGCATATGACTAGTGACAGATAAGACACTTTTGACCCTTTCATAGTCTTTTTTAAAAGTCCTAAGGCTTACAACTTTGTGTAGTAATTTTCATTATTGCAAGGTAACTCCACATACTGTTCTGACTTTTCATTACCATAGTTGCTGGAATAACGCTCAAAACTGATTACATTCCTACTCCAGGGGGTGATATTTGAACTTGAGTCTTTCCACAGAAGCCTTGTGTTCTCTTTTGCTGACCAAGTCTCTTAACTGCTTCTGTGTCATTTTGAGTAAGAAAACTAAGGAAAATTCTACTTCAGTCACAAGATTGACTACTTCTTGAGAGTCCTAGAAATGAGAAAATCATTGGTGTCTTTGTGGCAGAAATTTTCAAGACTTcctaaaatgttctttttttataacttttattttacttcaaTTTTTATTTCCCTGTAAAACAGACCAAAGCAGATGTTGACAGTGATTCCTTGCCAGCAGCCATTCGGAACTCCGAGGAGCGTCTCTCCAAGGGTGACATCTACCTGCTGGAGAATGGGCTGAACATCTTTGTGTGGGTGGGAGTCAACGTGCAGCAAAGCCTGATCCAGAACCTTTTTGGAGTGTCATCCTTCAGTCAAATTAGCAATGCCTTGGTGAGCTGGATGGCAGTGCGGGAGCTAGAGTCTGTGATAGTCACCCAATACTTAAAACTATGAGAAAGCCAGCAGAAAAAAATAGCATTTCATTTTCATTAATAGAAATGAGAGAAGCACAGATGTGTGAAATATTGATAGTCTGGGCATGTCAGGCATGCTTTTGCCTAGGTTTATTTGACAAGTCATATCATTAACAGTGAAGAGAAAAGTTGATATCTAAATGGAATATATAATTGATGTTTAATTCTGATTTCATGTCATATTCTTTTCTAAGTAGTCGAAGTTCAAGAGACTGTATGCTAATGGGGTAGATATTTCTCTACCCTTTTACAGTATGCCAAAACTGCCGACTTCTGTTTAACATTGCTCTATTTCCCAAGACTAATGGAGATTGGATATCTTTCATTCCAGAGTACCCTGCCAGTCTTGGAAAACCCCTTTTCAAAGAAAGTGCGGTCTGTTGTTGATATGCTTCAAGGGCAGAGATCCCGCTACATGAAGGTAAAAATGTCCCCCATTTACAGCTTTAAATCCCCTTCTCTCTTAGTAGAGTCAGGTGATGCCTGGTGATGCTGCAGTCCTGAACTTACTCTTCCCAATCTCATAAATGTTATTTGAGGTTTTCAAGAATCTGAAAACAAATTTCACTAGTTTTGGAGTTTTGTGCTTACCGTAGTTCTAAAACTTCCTTTTTTCAGACCTATTACAATACACTACTATATGAACTACATAGATGGTATTTTCCTTCTGTTTAGAAAGCATTGAGGCTTACCCCAGCTAAGTTACAGAAGTCAAAGCACATAAGCCATATATGCTGTGATTCTGGCTGGCTAAGTTTGGAGTTTTCAGCATTTAGCTTTTTGCTCCATTTTGCCCATGAAGATGTATTCTAATAGCTACTCACTAttggttttgttcttgttttgtttggtttcttgTAGTTGATAATTGTGAAGCAAGAAGATAAGCTGGAAATGCTGTTCAAACACTTTCTAGTGGAGGACAAGAGTCTGAGTGGGGGGGCTTCATATGTGGACTTCCTGTGTCACATGCACAAGGAGATTCGGCAGCTACTGAGCTAGAGGAGTGAGTGGTGCTAGAACTCAGCAGTGACATTTCAGTCTCCACTAATGACCTGATCAGAAGGCCCAGCGCCCTCAAAAAGGACAACATAGAAATCTGTACAATTCCATAATTTTTAATACACATTGCATTAGCAGAAATCCTTTCAACCTTTCCCAATCCCATATGAGAGATGAAATATTTTCCTGGTGAgggctaaaaaaagaaaaaggccttTGATACCAGGTCTTTTACTTGCATCTAAATTGTTTCCTGTGCTTGGCAGGAGTtcaccccccaccccaccccatgcTCGCTAATCCTGTTGTAATGAAtgtagggtttttttcagttCACTGTACATGATTCAACATTGGGTGAAAAGCGATAACTCTTCAAAACTTCTGGTAGCTGCTGTGCatttgtgtgggtgtgtgtgcatGCTCCAAGTGTGAAGAGGATGCACAGGTGGGGAGGGCAAGAGGCAGGTCAGGTgatgggagctggagcagccaaaCATTTTGTGTCTCCTTTAAAGAGGGAAACATGATCTGTCAGAGCACAGATGTATCATGTGGCTGTCCAAACCAGAAAGCCATGAAACATGAAATGAGTGGTAAGCCAGGAGGCAGCAGGGCAAACTTCTCTCCACAATCTTCCCTGTACTATAAGTTGCTGTGCAGAACTGTAATGGAGTAATCAGTAGTTAAGTGGGCAAAAATAAACAGCTTCTGGGCAGTGTAGGGGTAGAGATGGTACTTCCTGTTGACATGTGTGGTGACTCCTTTCCTTCTCATTGCACGGCTCTGTATTGTCCTACTCAAGCCATGTTCCATGACCTCTCCTGCAGAGTTTACCTGTCTGTCAGATGGTGGTGGGAACAAAAGCTTTTTAACCTTAAGCAGAAAATACCTTTAACAAGGTGACGAGGGACTGTGTAGGAACTGAATGATAAGGAAGTGGCCATTTTCAACCATATTTTTGTGAATCATAGCCAACAAACAGGAATTTGATTTATACTGACATGAATTTGAGAGTGCTTTGTACCCTGGAACACAAGGAAGGGGATACAAAACCTTAAGATTTAGACTACTGTAATAGGTATTGCAAGTACCTGATTTTGGCTATTGACAGCACCTGGGCCATAGCAAAGAGTTTCATTACTGGATGTTTATACCCTCCACATTCTGTCTACTGATCAGCTTGCACAAAACCTTTTATAAGCCTGTTTGTTAAACTAAAATACCTCAGACAGATTAATCCATCTgctttggctgctctgctgctccattTTGCAGGGGTGGATGAGAAGACTCCTGTGAAGAAGGAGCTAGTGTAATCAAATTCAGAATTCTAAGGGCTTTGTTTATTTACTTTTGAAAGGGGGCTTGTATATTTTAACTTGAACACTTAACAGGTGTTCTTCCAGTACCCAGGAGTTTAAGCTACCAATAGCACTAAAAGTGAAAGGAAGAATGTGGATGGATTAGAGAACATGTTATCTGGGCTTGATATTTCATAGGAAAGTCCTTGTTAAGATCAGAAAAATATCTGGCTGTGGTTTTAGGTCCATATCCTGTAGCATGTATATAAATCCATTTCTCTTCTAATGCTGCTAGTTTGTCTTCCCTCCCATCACTACACAGAAAGGGGAACATGAAAATTGTAATGTAGAAACTCTTTCAAGATGTAGTTGACAGAACTTTCAGCGGTTTTGTATGAATGTGGCTGACTTTTTACTCCACATACTGCCTCCAACCAAAAAATCTAGAGGATTTTTaatcagagggggaaaaaagaacttCCCGGGAATATAATGCACAGCAACCACAGACTTCCACAAATACTAATTTCTAGTATTAATATTGGGGGGTGGAAATGAAATCATGAATGAACCTTTCATTTTCTTCACTTGTTTTTCCAATGCATCTTTTAAtttgtaaagaaataaaaatatattaagatGTATTTTATGTCATTGTTAGTAAATAAACACTGCTTATTTTTCCAAACCCTGTATTTTGcggggaggggggaaatgggaaggGCTGAAGTCTAGCTCATTGATCCTTTACAATCCAATCTTTGCTAACCAAGTTCAGTCTTTCTTTTTTTGTCATTGTTATTATTCGCACTGAATGATAAGAAATTCAACAAGAGTCAACAGACAAAAGGTACTGTTTAATCTCAGTGTTCCTTTATTTAGCTGATTGGTTTTTGACTTTCTGCCCTGTCTGAACTTCCATTTCACAaagaaattccctttttttgctgACACAGCTTGAGTCATTGACTgggtggggggttttttggtctACTTAAGCAAATATTGCCCTTACCTTGTGACAATGTCAAATTAATGACTTCAGCAGTCTTAAAAGAGCTCATATTTCAGAATTAAAGGTACCTGGATgaattggttggggttttttttggggtttttttggtttgttttttttttttttgtttttttttttttttttttttttgttgggtttttttttggtttgggttgtttttgggtttttttttgttttttggggtttttttttttttggttgggttgtgggtttttttgctgggAGTGTTGCTAATTGCAAAAATAAAAGTTCAGCGTGAACTGGCAGTGTTATCTTGACTGTACCCATGAATATTGCTGTTGTACAGTTTGCTGATAGCCTTATAACAATGTGTATGAAAGCACAAGACAATCTTTGCTAAATATCCAATAATACTAAATTTGCTGTCGAATATTTTTGACGTTCCTCTCCTATAGAATGTACATTATGTCCAGAATCTGCCACAGAACTGGTGTGATAATGACGGGCTTTGTGGATCTTGTACATTAATTGTGTGGAGTAAATTGTGCAGCACATTCTGATGCTTGTGGAAATTGCTGTGGAGAGCCCGTGTCTGTTACCTTCTCTCCAGGCCCAGGTGGAGGACACTGTGGTGCTGTTGGAGCAGGCCTAAGCAGTGTCTACACCTAACTtttcaaaggaaaggaaaactattCCCTCTTTAACTTGTTTTTAACATAGCTGAAAATACTTCTTTGCCTTGTGTTCATACTAACTAATGTCCTGTATTATAACTGATAATTCATGAATATTATATTGTCTATTAAGAAGTTAATGTGAAGCTTTTAGCAATTATGTAAATAAGCAACTGAGGGGTAATTCTAGAATATGTCTGTTGGATTTACATAGCGTAGCACAAACCACTTTCccatttacagaatattttaatactGTAAAAATTATTCAAGGTTTGTATAGAAAAGCAGCTGTCAAGGGAGCTTTAAAATTACCTGTagatattaaaaaacaaacaaacaaaaacccaacaaccacaaaccccaaaaaccttaaCATAAGATTTCTGTTAGTAAAAGTTGTTTCCTGTTCCTTCCCTTTATGGTGTCCAacaggagctgagctgggggCTCTTTCTTGTAACAGCTGCCCCCTTGCTTGGTCCAGGAGCCCTCTCTCTGCAGGTGCGTTCAGTCGCGGCGTGCTGTGCCTTCGGGGAACAGCTCGGCGTTACCGCTGTCTGCTGCAGGTACTGCGGGACCGGTGTTAGCGCAGATGGATGCAGAGAGGCTCACGGCAGCTTCAGCCATTGTACAGTGGGGTTGGGAGTGAGCTGCCAATAGGTCACCGCGTCGGGccgctgcagcagggctggcgtTGCCCCTCCGAGCCACTTGAAAGGCGCGCTGACAATCGGACCTGAGAGGGGCGGGGAAGGCGGTGCCGCTCCCGTCCGGCCCCACTCCGGCCTTTCCCCGCCCCGTGACGGCACCATCGGAGGCGGGCCCAGCGCCGCTTCCTggggcgggcccggggctggCGGGCTGGCCATGGGGGGCGCCGGGCCGGGGTGGGGGCCCTCGGGGCTGTGGGTGacgctggggctggcctggagcGCGGCAGTGGCTGTGGCCGCGGAGGAGCCGGCCGAGCCGTGCGGGGCGGACGGGTGGGCGCAGGACGCCGTCCCGCCGGGCGCGGCCTTCGTCGCCGCCGCGTCGTACCGCGGGCCCGGCAACAACGACACGCGGAGCAACAAGGAGCTGCCCATCCTGCTGTGGTGGAGCGGGAGCCTCTTCCCCCACTTCCCCGGCGACACGGAGCGTATCGACTGCCCCCGCGGCTCCTGCCTCGTCACCCGCAGCCGGCGGGTGGCCCGGCACCGCCGCACCAAGGCGCTCATCTTCTACGGCACCGACTTCAGGGCGTACGAGGCGCCGCTGCCCCGCCTGCCCCACCAGACCTGGGCGCTCTTCCACGAGGAGTCGCCCATGAACAACTACGTGCTCTCGCACTCGCCCGGCATCCGGCTCTTCAACTACACGGCCACCTTCCGCCGGGAGTCCGACTACCCGCTCACGCTGCAGTGGCTGCCCGGCACCGCGTACCTGCGGGCCCAGGCCGTGCCCCTGGCCGAGAAGGACGCGTGGCGGCGGAAGGGCTACGGCCCCGTGCTGTACATGCAGTCCCACTGCGATGTGCCCTCCGACCGGGACCGCTACGTGCGGGAGCTCATGAAGTACATCCAGGTAGGTGGGCTGAGTGCACGGGGAAGCTGTGGCGTGGGGCTGCTCTCGGAGCTGGGAACACCTGGCTGCTCCCCTCTACCGCCTCGTTTTAATGGGGTTTGTTTGTCCTTGTTTTTAGCCAAGACGCGAATCATAACGGATGCATGCTGATTGCAAGCTGGACAGAAAAACTAGTTGTATTCCTTCCCAAAGCGTGATCTAGACTACACCGCATGTCAGTAGGTAGGCCTGATGCAGATGTTAGATGTGGAGTTGGCCGCACTCGGGATCAGTCACAAGCTGGGCAAAGCCTGAATAAGTTCGCTCTTGCGGATCAAGTGCCAGAAGTTGCTGAAATCTCTGGGTTTTGAAGTTAGCATACAGGAAGGCTGTCCCTTTAGAAGCCTCGCTCCCGTTTGAAAGTACAGGAGTGAAGTTAAAAGGCAGGTTGCTCTGTTGTGAGAATCTGCTCCTTACCTGTGTTGTGGTAGGACCATATTGTTTCTATGATGGCTTGTACTGCTATGGTACAGCTGATGGTGAGTAGCTTCATAAAGTAAAGTAATGGTTCTTCCAAGCAGGAAAAACTtcattttttctcttaaaaagtGTGAAGGATATtagattgattaaaaaaaaatgtttttagacTTTGCCAGAGACTTTTTTTCCTAGTAGTTTCTGTTGTTTCTATGGGTCATGATTCAGTTACTGTGTAAGGTCAGGTCATCATGTACTGAGTAGTGAAGCAAaggcaaaataattttttaaaaattactgtcTTCTCAAAGTATGGTGCAGGTTCCAGCTCAAGCATGTTCTCTTGTATTTTTAGACAGTATTTTTTTAGCGCCTTGTATCAGTTTTTCTCAGTCTAACAATTGAAAAATTCTGTCAGCTTGCTGAGACTGGCTGGAACTCTGTGTAATAACTGTTTGGAAGAGCACTATGTCTCTTAAGTAGAAAGAGAGTCTTTAAATTGACGTAGAGTCAAATGCTATTCTTTACTTGCCGGTTTCTGTTTTGTTCAGAAATACATTTCTGGGTGGCATCTGCGTGCTCCCCTCACCCCTCAGTTTGTAGTGTGGCTAATGTTGCTTTTGGAACTCAGCACTTGGTTTTCCCTAAAGCTTGTAGAACTTGGACTCTAGGAGTAGTCTCAAGAGGAAGaccttggagtgaaaatgaagcTAAATTAATACTAACTGATCCAAGTTAGGAATTTTACAAGAACCACAAGGTCTGAAAACAAGTTCCAGGGGAACAAATCACTTTGTAAAGATGCTGTTTGTTATTTTAGGTTGACTCCTATGGTAAATGCCTGCATAACCGTGAGCTCCCCAGTGAGCGACTGAGAGACACTTCTACAGCCACTACAGAAGATTCTGAATTTATGACTTTTATTGCCAGGTACAAGTTCCATCTGGCCTTGGAGAATGCCATATGTGATGACTACatgacagagaagctgtggcGTCCCATGCATTTGGGTGCTGTCCCAGTGTATCGAGGCTCCCCAGCTGTGCGGGACTGGATGCCAAACAACCTCTCCATCATTCTTATAGATGATTTTGACAGCCCCCAAGAGCTGGCAAAGTATCTGGATTTCCTGGACAAGAATGGAGAGGAATATTTGAAGTATTTAGAGTATAAAAATGCTGGTGGAATCAAAAACCAGTTCTTGCTAGAGAGCTTGGAGAAGCGGGAGTGGGGTGTAAATGACATGACTCTGCCCAATTACCTGAATGGCTTCGAGTGTTTCATCTGTGACAAGGAGAACACCCGGGTCAAAGAGGAGCAGGAACACAAGAAGTCTCATGGAAAAATTCCAGCTCCCAGACCTCATATAGCTCAGTTCAAGCACATGGGATGTCCTATGCCAACCCCTGGGTTTGGAAGTGTTGAAGACCTCTCTGGTGGAGACAGGTAACGTGCCAATATTATGCTTTTTGAAGGGAGAAAAAGCTTCAACGGGAGCTGTAAATTTAATAACTCTTTGTACTTCAAGGAGCTCTTGTTACTTCTCCAGTTACATTTTGTATTACCTCTTGTGTGTGGTGTAGGGGCTCCTGCTAATACTGTGTCATGCTGAGGCTGAACGAGAGGCTTAGACAGTGGTGCTAGCAGTTAAAGTGGAGTGTGacactcaggatattctgttaAAATGCTCTGTTACCTCAGGCAATGGGGTTATCCTTTGTCTATCTTGGCCTCTTTGCTTGAGGGAGGGATGTTTTTCAGTACAGTGATGGTAAAGCACTTGGCAGCCCTCAGACAAAAGCAGCTCTGTAACTCTACAAAGTACTGCGTTACAGTGGGGTTGCCAATGTTCACTGCAGGCCCGGTTGACTCCTGTAGACTTCAGAGCAGAAATTAGGCTCACCCACAATACAGGACTTAATGCTGTTTTGTGCAACAAAACACTGGCTGTGTTCGAGGATGCCAGTTATTTAGAAGAGGGACTGTGCAGGACAGAAAACAGATTGAGCAGCTTCTTGTCCCTTGTTTTCTGTTGGTTGACTGATTTACAGGAGCTTGTTTATGGTAATGCCTTTTCTCAGTCTCGGCAGTGAAATGGCTTTTTTCTTTGTAGTGTGCTGTGCATTGCCCTACTCTGGAGAGTTCATAGCAGGTCCAGCTCCATAGGTTTTCTGTTTGAGCATCAGGTGGCAGTAGAGAAGTACCTGTGGAGGCACACACAGAATTGCTGCCGGTCCCACGTGCAGGCCCAGGTGCTTCCATCATTCTTCACAGAGGTCATCAGCAGGGAGTTTTGAACAGCTGGTCCATAATTCAAGCAACAGTTTCATCCCAGGGAAGTTTTCGTGTCTCACTGTTACTCTCCTCATCTGTAGGCATGAGATGTGTCTAGAAAAATTGTTCAGGGGAAGCTTTTACATTCACTGCTATTTACTTTATAAAGATATGTGTCCATAGTTCCCAAGGCATGATCGTGGGCATCTCCTGTTAAATACAGTAGTTGCTGTCTGATAAGCATCTAAGCTTTATCCATTTTTATTTGCAAAATGAAACATGACTACTTATAATTCTAACTGGTGTAATAATAGCATAAAATTGCCATCAAAACGTTAGTTAAGCATACCCATATTTTTGTCTGAGTTTGACAATAATGTTATTTAACAGTGTGTTCAATTTAGATGAATGCCTACTGAGCCAGTCTGTGGAGTGTTTTGTTAGTTTAGAAAAACATTATTGTGAAACAATGACACAGATGTAGTGGGGATACAAGTGCTAGACTGTGTGCAACATGCAAGGTCTGACTATAAACACATTGTGACTTGTGGTTCTGGAGCCTTCTGAACTCAGAGGACAACAAAGGAGTTTATGTTAGAGCATATACCCAGTTTACAGTAAGGTTACACTACATATTTTCATGCTCTGTAATCTTTATTCCCAGATGTAATTTGTTTTTAGGGTTGAAAAATATGCTGAATTGTCAGAATGCTGCTGCAATCAGAATCTCTCTCTATGTAGGTGTATGTAGCTGGAGCACTATTACACCTTCAGCTGTATGTGTGGGGATGTGGTTTC contains:
- the FUT11 gene encoding alpha-(1,3)-fucosyltransferase 11, coding for MGGAGPGWGPSGLWVTLGLAWSAAVAVAAEEPAEPCGADGWAQDAVPPGAAFVAAASYRGPGNNDTRSNKELPILLWWSGSLFPHFPGDTERIDCPRGSCLVTRSRRVARHRRTKALIFYGTDFRAYEAPLPRLPHQTWALFHEESPMNNYVLSHSPGIRLFNYTATFRRESDYPLTLQWLPGTAYLRAQAVPLAEKDAWRRKGYGPVLYMQSHCDVPSDRDRYVRELMKYIQVDSYGKCLHNRELPSERLRDTSTATTEDSEFMTFIARYKFHLALENAICDDYMTEKLWRPMHLGAVPVYRGSPAVRDWMPNNLSIILIDDFDSPQELAKYLDFLDKNGEEYLKYLEYKNAGGIKNQFLLESLEKREWGVNDMTLPNYLNGFECFICDKENTRVKEEQEHKKSHGKIPAPRPHIAQFKHMGCPMPTPGFGSVEDLSGGDSWKEMWLQDYWQSLDQGEALTAMIHRNESHQGRFWDYMHEIFLKRTRQH